The DNA window GCTACCCGAGTGGCTATCCCTACCCGATGCCTGCCTCGCTGCTCCGCGAGCAACTTGACGAAGTCGCCGCCCTCCACCCGGGCCACAAGGACATCGTGATCATCGGACACAGCATGGGAGGACTGATTTCGCGGCTGATGGTTACCGACGTCGGTGACGGCATCTGGCGCTCGATGTTCGGCACGGCACCGTCGGAAACTTCGATCAGCGGCTACAGCCGGGAGCTCCTCGAGGACTCGCTGCTCTTCAACGCCCGAAACGATATCGACCGAGCCATCTTCATCTCCGCCCCTCACCGCGGCAGCGAGCTAGCCACCAACATCATCGGTTGGATCGGAGTCAAACTCGTCCGCTTTCCATCCACCCTCGCCGACCTTCGAAACACGTTGGTCACCTCCCTCAGCCTCGATGCCTCGGGTTTCCAGCTCGACCGCTTCCCGAGCAGCATCGACACGCTCTCGCCGACCAATCGCTTCGTCCGCCTGATCAACGAATACCCGATCCGCTCCACGATCCCCTACCACACGATCGTCGGCGACCGCGGCAAAGGCGACACCCCCGACTCCAGCGACGGCGTGGTTGCCTACTGGAGTTCTCACCTCGATGGTGCCGTCTCGGAAAAGGTCGTTCCCTCGGACCACAGCGCCCACCAGCACCCCGAGGGCATCGAGGAAGTGCGCCGCATTCTGCATCTCCATGCCGGCATTCCTTACCGAGCCAACCGCAACCTCGAGGCCCCGCCCGAGAAGGAGCCCTTCCGCCCGCTCGGACGTCCCCACGGCCGCCGCTGAGAAACGGCCGGTTTCCGGCCCCGGCGGAAGCGTTCCGGTGATGACGGGAACCGTCGGAACTCGTTCATTGACACGGGTTTCCCGCTCCCTAAGCTCCGCGCGTCCGCGCCGGAGGGGTCTACACTTTGCTCGCGCCGCCGGTATTTCCACGGAAGCAAACACATCCACCACACAAGATGGCTACACGCAAAAAGACCGCGAAGAAGGCGGCGACCAAGGCTGCCGCGAAGGCACCGAAGTACGTTTACACCTGGGGCAACGGCAAGGCCGACGGCAACGGGAAGATGAAGGCCCTGCTCGGCGGCAAGGGAGCCAACCTCGCCGAGATGACCCGCATCGGTCTCCCGGTCCCGGCCGGCTTCACGATCACCACCGAGGTCTGCACCTACTACTACGACCACAAGAAGACCTATCCGAAGGTCCTCCGCGCCCAGATGGAAGCCGGTGTGGCGAACATGGAGAAGATCATGGGTTACAAGTTCGGCGACTCCGAGGGCTTCCCGCTCCTCGTCGCAGTCCGCTCCGGCGCCCGTGACTCGATGCCGGGCATGATGGACACCGTCCTCAACCTCGGCCTCAACGACGCCACCGTCGCCGCCCTCGCCAAGGCCACCGACAACGAGCGTTTCGCCTGGGACTGCTACCGCCGTTTCATCCAGATGTATGGCGACGTCGTGCTCGGCGTTCAGAAGCGTCCGAACGAGGACCACGAGCCGTTCGAACACGCGATCGAGTCGTACAAGCACAAGGTTTACGGCAAGGACATCGTCGACTCCGACCTCACCGCCGAGGACAACAAGAATCTCGTCGACCTCTTCAAGAAGCTGGTCAAGACCCGCACCGGCCACGGCTTCCCGGAAGATCCGTGGGAGCAGCTCGAAGGAGCCGCCGGCGCCGTCTTCAGCTCGTGGATGAACGACCGCGCGATCGTTTACCGCCGCAAGTACGGCATCCCCGCCGAGTGGGGCACCGCCGTCAACGTGCAGGCGATGGTCTTCGGCAACACCGGCACCAACTCCGGTTCCGGCGTGGCCTTCACCCGTAACCCCGCCAACGGTGAGAACGAGCTCTACGGTGAGTTCCTCGTCAACGCGCAGGGTGAGGACGTGGTCGCAGGTGTCCGCACTCCCGACCCCGTCTCGGGCATGGCCCAAGCTCTGCCGAAGGCCTACAAGGAACTCCTCAAGGTCCGCCAGATCCTCGAAAAGCACTTCAGGGACGTCCAGGACGTCGAGTTCACCATCCAGGACGGCAAGCTGTTCATGCTTCAGACCCGGAACGGCAAGCGCACCGCCGCCGCCGCGCTGAAGTTCGCCGCCGACATGGTGAAAGAGAAGCTCATCGACTGGAAGACCGCGGTGCTCCGCAACCCGGCCGACCAGCTCGACCAGCTCCTCGCCCCAGTCTTCGACGCCGCCGAGGTGAAGAAGGCCAAGGTGGTCGCCAGCGGTCTCCCGGCCGGCCCCGGTGCCGCTTCCGGCAAGATCTATCTCAACGCCGACCGCGCCGAAGCCGCCGCCAACAAGGGCGAGAAGGTTCTCCTCGTCCGCGTCGAGACCTCCCCGGAAGACCTTCGCGGCATGATCGCCGCCGAGGGCATCCTGACCTCGCGCGGTGGTGTTTCCTCGCACGCCGCTCTCGTCGCCCGCCAGATGGGCAAGGTCTGCATCTGCGGCGCCGGTGGCGTCGAGATCGACTACGACAAGAAGACGGTCAAGGCCGGTGGAAAGACCTTCAAGGAAGGTGACTACCTGTCCATCGACGGCACCGCCGGCACCGTTTATGGCGGTGAGCTCGCAACCGAGCCGTCCGAGATCATCACCGGTCTCATCCAAGGCAAGAAGGCCTCGCAGAAGACCGAGAAGTTCAAGAACTTCGTCCAGCTCATGGAATGGTGCGCGCAAGCCACCAAGCTGGGTGTCCGCACCAACGCCGACACTCCGGAGCAGGTCAAGACCGCGGTCGCCTTCGGCGCCCAGGGCATCGGCCTCACCCGGACCGAGCACATGTTCTTCGAAGGTGACCGGATCGACGCCATGCGCGAGATGATCCTCGCCGACAACGAGCCGGCCCGCCGCAAGGCGCTCAAGAAGCTCCTGCCGCACCAGCGCAAGGACTTCTTTGGCATCTTCAAGGCCCTCGACGGCAAGCCGGGAACCATCCGCCTGCTCGACCCGCCGCTCCACGAATTCCTGCCCCACACCAAGGAGCAGCAGATGGACCTCGCCCGCAAGCTGGGCGTGAAGGTGGAGACCATCATGCAGCGCGTGCACGACCTGCACGAGTTCAACCCGATGCTCGGCCACCGCGGCTGCCGCCTCGCGATCTCCTACCCGGAAATCGCCGAGATGCAGGCGCAGGCGATCTTCGAAGCCGCCGCCCAGTGCGTGAAGAAGGGTATCGAAGTGGAACCGGAAGTGATGGTCCCGCTCGTCGGCTACGCCCGTGAGCTCGAGCTTCAGGTGGAAATCATCCACCGCGTCGCCAAGGAAGTGATGAAGGCCAAGGGCGTGAAGTTCAAATACCTCGTCGGCACCATGATCGAAGTCCCCCGTGGCGCCGTCACGGCCGATGAGATCGCCAAGCACGCGCAGTTCTTCTCCTTCGGCACGAACGACCTCACCCAGACCGCGCTCGGCGTCAGCCGTGACGACATGGGCTCGTTCCTGACCAGCTACACGGAGAACGACATCTATCCGAAGAATCCGTTCGCTTCGCTCGACACCACCGGCGTCGGCCAGCTCATGGAGATCGCCGTCGAGAAGGGCCGCAGCACCCGCCGCAGCATCAAGCTCGGCATCTGCGGCGAGCACGGCGGTGATCCGGATTCGGTGAACTTCTGCCACAAGCTCGGACTCGCCTACGTCTCCTGCTCGCCCTACCGCGTGCCGGTCGCCCGCCTCGCCGCCGCCCAGGCCGCGATCAACAGCGGATCCGTCCCGCGCGCCAAGAAGGCGACGAAGAAGAAGACCGCCCGCAAGGCCGCGAAGAAGTAATTCGGTAAGGGTCGGACACCCTGGGCCGACCGCGGACAAGCCCCGACTCCGTCGGGGTCCCTACCTCTCAAAGCCGCCCCGGATCTCCGGGGCGGCTTTTTCGTTTTCCGAACCATCCACATGTTTGTCACCGGCGACGGCTCCTCCTTCGAGCGGATCGGATTCATGGTTGGATCATGTCCCGCCCGTCTTCTTCTCCAACGCAAGCCGGACCCAACGAATCCGGAGTCGATGCGATCGTCCGCCGCTTCATCGAGCGCCATTCCGATCCCGACACCTCAGATTTCGGAAAGGGGAAATCCGGTGAGGAATTCCCCCTCGAAGAACTGATCGCAGACGATCCGGCGGACGCCGAGGAGTCCTAACTCGACATCGCGGCGAACGACGGGAAGCTCGTTCCGTGAGCCCCGACTTGGATGAAGAGCTTCGGACCGCGGCGGTCGCCGCGGGTGTCGGACGCGGAGAGTGCCACATTTTCCTCTGCGCGGATGCCTCGAAGCCGAAGTGCTGCGACCCGGCGGTCGGTCTCGCGTCGTGGGAGCATCTGAAACGACGGCTCGCCGCCCTCGGACGCGGTGCGCCACTCATTCTCCGATCCAAGGCCGACTGCCTGCGCGTCTGTGTCCGCGGCCCGATCGCGGTCGTATACCCGGAGGGTGTCTGGTATCACTCGTGCACTCCGGATGTCCTCGACCGAATCATCGAAGAGCACCTCGTCGGCGGCCAGCCGGTGGAGGCCTTCCGGCTTCGCACCTGAGAATACGGAGCTCATCCTCCGCGAATTCCCCACCTAACTCTTCGTAACCTCCGCCCCACAGGCGGTATTTTGTTGAGAAGACATGCAAAACGACGAGTTCGCGCGTGAGATCACCGGAAGCCAGCAACGGCTCTTCGGCTACATCTTCTCGCTGCTCGGTGACGAGGCCGCCTCATGGGACGTGCTGCAGGAGACGAACCTCGTTCTCTGGCGGAAGCAAGCCGACTTCCGCGCCGGAAGCAACTTCGGCGCGTGGGCTTCCACGGTGGCCCGTTTTCAGGTCCTCGCGTATCTACGCGACCGGTCACGAGACAAGACCAGCGTGCTGACGGCCGAGGTTTTGGAAGCCCTTGCCGCCGAAGCTGAACTCGCAGACGGCCAGTTCGATGGCCGTCGCGACGCCCTGCGAGATTGCCTCGCCCACCTGAATGGTTCGGAACGTTCGTTGATCCGGCGCTTCTACCATGAGCGTCATTCCACCCAGTCCATCGCCGAGGAAAGCGGAGGCAATCCGAATTCGGTGAAACAAGCGCTCTTCCGCGTCCGAAGAAAGCTGGCACACTGCATCGACCAACGGCTGGCGACATGAAGAGCTTTCCCACTCCCGAACACCGGCGTCGCTGGATAGAGAACCTGCTTCTCGATCTGAGGGAGGGCCGCGCCGGGGACGAGGATGTCTCGAACTTGCGCGAGTTGCTGCTGGACGACCCCGATGCCCGCCGGGACTACATCCGAGCCAACCAACTCGACTGCCTACTTCAGAGCGTGCCGGCCGTGCAACAGCGCCAAAAACGGCGTTGGATCCTTCCCACCGCCGCTCTCGGCGCCGCCGCGGTTCTGACGGTCGCCTTGGTCGTCGGAAACCGAACGGGGGACCGGCATTCACCGGACACCGCCAATGCCGACCCCGCTTCCGTGAGCTTTGAGATCGGAGAAAGCTTCAACGCGGTCGCCGACGGCAGCGAGCTCGCCGACGCTGGCGAACTCGGTCCCGGGGAGCACTCTCTCCAATCCGGACTGGTGGAGTTGAAACCTGCGCCCGGAATCACCCTCGTGATCGAGGCTCCTTCCCGGTTTTCCATTTCCCATACAGGGGGACTCAAGCTGCACCAGGGACGCGTCTGGTTCGAGTCCACAGCCAATGCCGGACCGCTCCGGCTCACGGTTGCCGACACCCGCTTCCGCGGCTTCCCGGCTACCCAATTCGGTGTCTCGGCTGACGGAGACGCCGTAGTCGCCCATGTTCTCGACGGCAAAACTTCCTTCGCCATCAACGAGGCTGCCGAGCAGGCCTTGAAGGGTGGCTTCAGACTGCGTGCCGGTATCGTCGAACTTGCCGACGAGAAGGATTTCGACGCCTATGCCGCGACTGCCGAAATCGCACGCCGTCGCTGGGAAGTGCATTTCAAGAGGATGGTCTCGCACCCCGACCTCGCGTTCTACCTTCCGTTCACCGATTACCGATCGCAGGGCAAAGTCCTCCCCAACGAAGCGATCAACGGCCCGGAGCTTCCCAAGTCGGTCGTCTACGGGGCAAGCCGGGTCAGCGGCCGTATCGAAGGCAAGGGTTGCCTGCTTTTCGATCGGCCGAATGACGCCGTCGAGGCCCGCCTCGATGAGCCTTTCGAAAGCCGCGGCTTCACGATCGCTCTGTGGCTGAATGCCTCCCACTTTTCCAATCGGATCAATTCCCTCGTCACATCGATCGGTTGGGAGCACGGGGACATCCACCTACAAGTTACCGAAGAACGCCGTGTGGCATTGGGCATTCACGAAGCGGCAGCATTTCAATCGCCTCGCGGGACCGTCTCCTCCGGACGCTGGCAGTTCATCGCAGCGACCTACGATCCGGCTTCCGGAAAAGCCGCGCTTTTCGTCGACGGAAGAAGCATCACCCTAAGTCTCCGTGATAACGGTATCCCGCGCCGGGGCGCGACGCCAAACTTCGGCGACTTCCAGATCGGCTCGTGGAGCGAAATGACCCGGGCCAGTTACGAGACCCCTCCGGGCACAAGTCTTGCAGACGGAAGCACTCGCCCAACGATATCCCGTCTTTCCCAGCGGCGCCGCTTCGAAGGCAGAATTGACGAAGTCCTAGTCTTCCGTCGCGTGCTGAATTCCGACGAACTCGCCCGCATCTACGAGGAGAGCAAACCCTGACGCTTCCTTACGACCGGGCCCGAATCGGAGTTGTTTAAGGTCTGGATACGGCATCCAGTGGAGTCACTCCGACATTTGGGGAATCGATTGCCCCGTATTGGAGGGGCCTACCTCGTCTCATAGTAGGGCGAGTGCCAGCGTCAGTTTCGCGACGGAATCCAAAAAAGATCCACAGATTTCGTAACCGCAGGAACGGTCACGGTATCTTGATCGAAGGGATGATTACTTCCCACCTCCCCATGTCTTCCGTCACCTATCCACCGTCTCCCCGACCTCTCGTCTTGGCCTTAGGGGTGTATCTCTGCTGTTCCCCATTTGCGGGTGCCGCAGTCATCACCTGGGGTTCCGCAACAAACATTTCAACGGGCCCGGGCAATTCGTCCGATGTCGTGAC is part of the Haloferula helveola genome and encodes:
- the ppdK gene encoding pyruvate, phosphate dikinase, which gives rise to MATRKKTAKKAATKAAAKAPKYVYTWGNGKADGNGKMKALLGGKGANLAEMTRIGLPVPAGFTITTEVCTYYYDHKKTYPKVLRAQMEAGVANMEKIMGYKFGDSEGFPLLVAVRSGARDSMPGMMDTVLNLGLNDATVAALAKATDNERFAWDCYRRFIQMYGDVVLGVQKRPNEDHEPFEHAIESYKHKVYGKDIVDSDLTAEDNKNLVDLFKKLVKTRTGHGFPEDPWEQLEGAAGAVFSSWMNDRAIVYRRKYGIPAEWGTAVNVQAMVFGNTGTNSGSGVAFTRNPANGENELYGEFLVNAQGEDVVAGVRTPDPVSGMAQALPKAYKELLKVRQILEKHFRDVQDVEFTIQDGKLFMLQTRNGKRTAAAALKFAADMVKEKLIDWKTAVLRNPADQLDQLLAPVFDAAEVKKAKVVASGLPAGPGAASGKIYLNADRAEAAANKGEKVLLVRVETSPEDLRGMIAAEGILTSRGGVSSHAALVARQMGKVCICGAGGVEIDYDKKTVKAGGKTFKEGDYLSIDGTAGTVYGGELATEPSEIITGLIQGKKASQKTEKFKNFVQLMEWCAQATKLGVRTNADTPEQVKTAVAFGAQGIGLTRTEHMFFEGDRIDAMREMILADNEPARRKALKKLLPHQRKDFFGIFKALDGKPGTIRLLDPPLHEFLPHTKEQQMDLARKLGVKVETIMQRVHDLHEFNPMLGHRGCRLAISYPEIAEMQAQAIFEAAAQCVKKGIEVEPEVMVPLVGYARELELQVEIIHRVAKEVMKAKGVKFKYLVGTMIEVPRGAVTADEIAKHAQFFSFGTNDLTQTALGVSRDDMGSFLTSYTENDIYPKNPFASLDTTGVGQLMEIAVEKGRSTRRSIKLGICGEHGGDPDSVNFCHKLGLAYVSCSPYRVPVARLAAAQAAINSGSVPRAKKATKKKTARKAAKK
- a CDS encoding sigma-70 family RNA polymerase sigma factor: MQNDEFAREITGSQQRLFGYIFSLLGDEAASWDVLQETNLVLWRKQADFRAGSNFGAWASTVARFQVLAYLRDRSRDKTSVLTAEVLEALAAEAELADGQFDGRRDALRDCLAHLNGSERSLIRRFYHERHSTQSIAEESGGNPNSVKQALFRVRRKLAHCIDQRLAT
- a CDS encoding LamG-like jellyroll fold domain-containing protein encodes the protein MKSFPTPEHRRRWIENLLLDLREGRAGDEDVSNLRELLLDDPDARRDYIRANQLDCLLQSVPAVQQRQKRRWILPTAALGAAAVLTVALVVGNRTGDRHSPDTANADPASVSFEIGESFNAVADGSELADAGELGPGEHSLQSGLVELKPAPGITLVIEAPSRFSISHTGGLKLHQGRVWFESTANAGPLRLTVADTRFRGFPATQFGVSADGDAVVAHVLDGKTSFAINEAAEQALKGGFRLRAGIVELADEKDFDAYAATAEIARRRWEVHFKRMVSHPDLAFYLPFTDYRSQGKVLPNEAINGPELPKSVVYGASRVSGRIEGKGCLLFDRPNDAVEARLDEPFESRGFTIALWLNASHFSNRINSLVTSIGWEHGDIHLQVTEERRVALGIHEAAAFQSPRGTVSSGRWQFIAATYDPASGKAALFVDGRSITLSLRDNGIPRRGATPNFGDFQIGSWSEMTRASYETPPGTSLADGSTRPTISRLSQRRRFEGRIDEVLVFRRVLNSDELARIYEESKP